A region of the Mytilus galloprovincialis chromosome 1, xbMytGall1.hap1.1, whole genome shotgun sequence genome:
ATCAACTAAGTTCTTCGTAGTTTCTAAGTCAAGGGAATGGTCGTATTTCACACAAGTCTACAAGcagcaaataaaattgagaatggaaatggggaatgtgtcaaagggacaacaacccgactaaagggcagaaaacagcagaagacCACCAATGTatcttcaatacagcaagaaaatctcgGAGTCGGGCTTCAGCTGGCACTAAAAGACGAATATGAATACGAAACACCGGCATGAGATGCATAGTATAAGAAACATCTACACTTTAGAGATTGATATTCAAATTTAGATATcagatatttaataaaaaataaaaaaacaaaaataattagcAAGAGATGTTTTACTAGTATGATACAATCTTAGTTATATTTATGCTGTTTTagtatttgaaattgtttttcgTATTTTGGtaccaataaaataaaataatctatTGATAGCATTGTCCGATTTCCTATTTATAATAAGTGTAAATGTACTAAGTTGTATGTATATACGATAACCACAGACGTCCTCTATCAAAAGAACCGAAATGTCGTCTAGTAGTTTAATTCATTATCCAATATTTTATTCGACAATGCTCactattgttttttgtttttgataatcaTGAAATTATTTCATTCAAATCGATTATTTTTTCAGTGCTggtttgaaatattatattattgGCGGAACCGTCTTGGGAATATTCCTAGCCATTGTTGTGATTTCATTGTTTGTACTCTGTTGGTGCTGTAGATTACAGAAGCCTAAAGAGAATATGACAGAATTGAAGACACTAGATGTACGCTCACGTTTTAGTGAGGCAACAACACCAAAGCACGCTGTCATTGCAAGTAAGCCATTATCATCTCTGTACCTTTTATGGTGTGTTTGATTAAATGGTCTATGTTTAACGGCACTTTCTGCACTATAGTCTATTTAAAGGAAGTCGCTAGGAAGAAAATCGCTGTCATGTGCGACCGGTTCCAACCACTTAAATTTTGACTTTTATCCTTGACAAAcattattatctttaaaaaaacaacaacagactgCTGAAAGATTTGTTTGGAAAAACTGTACATTAATTTAGGATAGTCATTTtaccatcttttttttttaatttcgaaaagcccgtataaatatgaaaacaatgaaaattaggGAAATAAAATAGACTTCATACCATTATattctttcaaaatatatttactttaatATTCATGTGTGTTTTAGGTATGGCACCACGCAGAGATTTCATGAAGAAAGGAGACGATCCATTGCCTTATAAAAAGAAACCCAGACTTCTAAGAAGAGAAGAAAGTTATGTCTAACAGTTTTGTTAATGACTAAAATAGGATATTTATTGAATACATATAATTACgaagtattaaaataaaattcattaaagGTTTAATtctaatttaaacaatattttattcaaatagattggattggattggccaacaggcatagcctatgtaagccctctctTAGAGGTTAAACAATTTGTAACATCTGTTTCATTCCGGATTTTAAATTCTACAATTGGTTTACAATATATAAGAGGTTAATCTTGATCAACATGAAGTTTGATAATGCGTTGTTGATTGAAACCATTAATTTTTCATTAGGTATATGGATTAGAGATATCCATTCATCTTCGAACTCTATAAAAGATTAGCCCGAACTATTGTGAGCCTAAATCCATTAATTGCGTAGAAATCTGATTCATAGTTTATGCTTATGCTAGCAATGAACTAGACGCAATAAAGAAGATGTAGATACTCTTTTCTAATGAATTGAAGCTAGCACATATCCAACCTCCATGAACAAATAGTGTTGTCCCCTTTGTGTTTAAATTACAAGTAATTGTACATTGATTGCCAGTGAGAAaattatccaccaaagttcaaatgaggtAGTTGTAGGCAATTATAAGCAATCGAACGGCATTCAaccatgagaaaaaaaaacataatgtataTTCAGCTGTAACAGGCtacgacataaaaaaatatataacattatattatTTGGCACATgacatatataaagaaaatagatACTGACAAATCACTTGGGACAATCAACATATACCCTAACGACCCTTTATATCAAAGCTAAAGTCGTGGGTAATTATAGTTCAGATCtattttccttttgaatttcaaccaaaaatTAAAATACCGGATATCCCTTTGCCAAATTGGACACCATTATAACATAAGTGGCTTTACAACGCAATAATTGCGTCTTCTTAGTGCTCCACGAAacaggccacagaccacaattaattcctctatcagttctttataacattttgtatcattaaaaaaattgcaacatgcacgtttgtcaattttgtgtgtgtgtgtgtgtgtaatgtatagtactaGTCCAAATACATATCTagaattcagaaagattgaagcaatcacttttacaaatttagccaatacacattcATACCCCTATTAACAAGTCAAGAGCTGTTCCGAAAACTTTCAATATCatctttttgcacttggcctaatcactcattccaaatcaaaatcagtttacatacaacatccaaaaaattatttcatctctcttctttcatttccacccaaaaaaatctaagaaatgagtgaggaagggaaagaaaaaaaataaggaaaaatatactctaattaaaaggaactatattcattaattgtggtcttgggccactCTTTCATAATTTGAACATCAATGTTATCGGCAATTAAATTTGTAGAGAAGAAAAAAGAAGTAAAGTTGTAGTCGTTCCTTCAAAATAAACATTACGGgtgcaatcacgagttggtttaaAGTTATAATATATCACTTACACAGATtacgacggatatgttccaattatCATAAACACAATCCCGTTCTCTTTTTCCCAATTGAGATCTACCGAACAAAACACCTGatacagtggcggattcagaggtgggcgtagagggcgtacgctccccctttgctcggacttttttttttttttttttttgtaaaatgattaatcagactagacttcatGAACTTTaccatttcccgtgtatttaattaagtctcccaaacaaagtttggagacttattgtttttgctcagttcttattattaaGTCTCggcccaaacaaagtttggagacttattatttttgctcagttcttattatttttattattcttcttcttcctcttcctcttcctcttccgacactttaaaaaatgaacttgtccgcagcgtttctcccaaaccgcttgtcagattgacttaggatttcataaaatggtagactaatatgtctaggtgagccatcaatctttcgtttgtgcattggggtctaatAAGGGGTATTCGGGGGGTAAaaaggagggaggggtttactatagaaccctatgggattttattttctaaaattttcaaactaatataacttgaaaactgtaagtgataaatatatgcagtcttcagaaatgattataggacaataaaacaaatcacatgaaatatagggggagtccctgggagttcatccccaccccattcaatttgagaatgtgctattatcttataaacggtccagatccccacccctaaaccatatatattcttgtaggagacaataaaacaaatcaaatgaaattaaagggaagttcctagAGGGTCCCCCCCCCcgtgtttgaaaacttgtaaacggtcaacatccccacccctaaaccatatatattcttgtatgggacaataaaacaaatcacatgaaattaaatggaaattcctggggggtcacccccaccccgttcaatttgagcatgtactattatcttttaaacggtccagatccccatccctaaaccatatatattattgtaggggacaataaaacaaatgaaatgaaatgaaagggAAGTCCGGAGGGAGTCACCccaacccctcttgtttgaaaacttgtaaacggtcaacatccccacccttaaaccatatatattcttgtagtggacaataatacaaatgaaatgaaataagaggagagtccctaggggtcacccaccccctcttgtttgaaaacttgtaaatggtcaacatccccacccctaaaccatatatattcttgctaatcaaatgaaattaaagttcctgggggtcgccccaccccgttcaatttgagaatgtactattatattaatatatgtaAACAAGTTTGTGGGAATacacttttttctttctttttttaactcTTTGTGTGGCACAATGTAAGGATAATTGACTGATTATTTAAAACTTTCTAATTGCATAAAATTTATACAATTGAAACTTATATTAAATTATGCATAAAAGAAGCAACTTTCCTACTGACTCATGTTttattgtggattttttttcttttaagatcATAATAATTgtcacttttattaaaaataataattcaagagaaacaattccctaattaaatgtttttaaaatgctataaaaacacagaggttaaatttgtttatttaatatttttatctaaattcacatTTTGCCTTAGTTCAATTCCCATCTggccttagtatatttttttaccttttttacctggaattcacagctaaggcgaaatgagaacacacccttgtaaatggtggagatccctactcgtaagccatatatattcttgtatgggacaaaaaatcaaatcaaatgaacatgggaccatatgaatgtcgagttatgggagctttgtttgggagacttcgtaacagcattctgttacaattacttcttgtttttaTACAATTCTTTACTCATAAAGATATTTTAGCTGatatttactgattgtcaaagtcatgtgatttgctATGGTTGAGGTGACCAGTGCGTTGAGAAAACGTCACTCggttattttgaaattcaaattacagtaacatattgcttaggctgaggatgtCATGACAATCATGAAACCTTCAAAgaaggattgagcaagaacgtatttacttctatttcactattccaccaagtaaatactctatagactattacactctcatgaaaaaatgTTCAAccatattatttacctacgaaaacatgtttaacccaaaaTGCCCCAAcctattttataaataacaaattgaataatgatccccagtcagtatttATAAGCTCTAGAAAGATTTCAAGTCTCAGGTACGAATCCTTTAATTTGAGGtggcagtctgagatatttgagagagaaaaaaatgactcTGATTCTTGCCTTAAGCAAAACTCAGTTCTGGTCGTATCTGGATTGAAACAATAGTGCTATTAGAAACTaaaatttccaacaaaattatttagcattaaatgaacatgatgaataaaaacgggcgtatttttttttttttttttttttttttttgtggccgaggtttgcatgtctgaccggAAGGTCTGTTTCACCGGActtatatattgaatacttttttcaagaccagactgtaacctgcctgctgggtgtggcctttatgtctccatttgtcgtagcctttggttgatttggaacccctccCTTTCCTTAGTTTTGctgggtgaaacatatcaaccaaacatttggataaaaactgcatgtttgtctttttaactcgtatcggtcgtattgtaaatttcatcgaataACCCGGTGTATATCTTGTTTAGAAAAgaagaaatctgtgaggttatgCCAACTTAACTTGCAACAAACCAACGAGAATTTCCttgtctattttttactgacaaatcccacatcaaatatatcagtacatagctttggatccatgcTAACGTTatatgatagacaattaatagggagaatacagcatcaaaaatgtccaacccttacactttacagcaactataaaatatacatgctccaCGCCAGGAAACCGTTTAAATAGTACATATACTGAcacttgttttatgtttttttagcccaaaaaattcccaaaaaacTTTGACACttccgcccccccccccccccacttttccaaaattctggatccgcccctgtgatATCATGCTCGTTTTTTGAAAAGGTAAGTGTTATCCATGCAGTCTTTGGTATTCTATGTTGCTGttgttagtctttagtttttttttcaatttatgagtttgaatatactTTTGGTAGCTTTTATTTCCCTTTTATATGAGGTAAGGATGTCAAGAAAGGTCATGTAAGATCGATTTGGCTAGGTATGTAATTTTACTAAACCTTTTCCAACAGAAAAATGTGGGTATACTCTGTTTATTATTTTTGCGTTTGGTGGTGATAAATGTGTAATGTATTGGTATCCCAAACGTTTGATATCGAGTGCACCTTGTATTCGAGACAAACACATCCTGCGCCAAATATCTGATagcaaatacttttaaaataagtaaatacaaaCATGTTTATCTGAATTATGGAATGATAAAAAAATGAGACCGATTATcagttcattttttatttctcTGTTCTTATTCTTACATAGTATCCAATATAAAAGTATCcaatataaaaacacatttatatcATACTAAATTACCTTGCATAATGAGTATTTTTTAGTGATGACAAATGCTCTAATATGTTTTTTGCGCTTAAAACTTAGCTTACTTTTTTTGTAAACTCGACAATTACTTTAATTCAAATAGATGAGCTCTGTCTAGTTAGATTGTCCATCGTTCACAAATATATTGACAGTTTGATTAAAGCAAAAAAAATGAACTAGACAAAAAAGATGTATGGCCGTAAAAGTGAAGAGAAAAAATGACAGAAATCGTGGGTTCAAATCCATCCAACACATGTTACATTGGATCTGGTATTACTTCGTTTGTAAACTTCTGGTCTCCCAGGTAAATATTGTCCTCACATTGTCTGAATTTTCTTGTTTCTCTCCAGACACACTCTTCGCCATTATGAAAACATATACCATCGTCATGGTAACAATCAAACATAATTCCAAATTCCCACTCGCATGTGTTGTTGCTGTCCAGTTGTCCACATTGTCCATCCCGGCAGAAAGAAAACTaataaaacataaacatagaaaaagtatataaatgaattttaagtgTCCATTCAATAAATTGCCAATCAAATTCAGCAAAAATGTGATGATACGAGCTCTGttaaatttccataaaaaaatatttattaagtaaaACACACTGATCTTTCTGTTTTGTAAGTAAGGAAACATACTTAATATTGCAAGTAGATACCGTAACGGTTTACACCATGGCCAAATCGGTAGCCACATTAGATCTATTCAGCATTCCATATTTTATTGGGACTTTTATAATTAATTCAGTCTTTATGATTGACAATTTCCTAACATGCCACACATTTTACAGACAATATAGACTTTCATTGTACCTCAGTCTCTTTAGACTTACCTTAATCAATAGAGACTTACCTCACACTGACATCCAGAATCATATTTAAATCTTAGACCATTTTTCTGTGCCTTTGTCAGATTGTGATATGGTTTTACCCATTCACAGGTAGATGTGTATAGATTATCTTCCATTATAGTTCCTgagggaaataaaaaaaaaaagaaagaataaccAATAAAGCTCTTTTAACATTACAATATTTAAAGaggcaataaaaaaataattagcaaTGACAATATGGCAATCAAAAAGCAACAATGTAACACGTTTTCTGCTGAAGTTCTAAAAATGTGTacttttccttaaaattattgttgaaatttccaaaagATTACAATTGTAATGCATTAATATCATAGTTATTTTTCTTGTAGCAGGGAAAGTTTAAAAAACACCCGAAGAAACAATTTTCGAAGAATTACTTGCCTGTTATGACGTAGTTTACATTCATTTGTAGCCCTCTAACTCCAGTACTAGATGTTGAAGAAATAATCATTGTCTTCGTTGCATTTTCATACTCTGGTCCTGCCTAAAAGTTAAAAATAGTTCCATAAaggtatattacatgtatattttcagTTCTATTAAGATATGTTATTGATATACAAGGTAGGTATATTCCAATTACGCACGCGAAAGTTAGTTACAAAACCCGCGTCCCATTCGAAATAGCTTGGAATTTTACCGAAAAATTAGCGCAAAGCTTATGATAATCTGTAAACTGAAAGGACGAGATTTACATTCTGTAATTTTATAACCTCATTGCAGGTTGTCGTTGTTCAAGACGGGAATAAAATGAGTAAAATTTGTTCATTTGCCAATATTTCATGATTTGACCATATTCGTCTGTTTTCAATGAGAAGGACTCGTTTGATAAAACTTTTAACTTTCTAACCATAAAAACGGTTAACTAAGCCTGCGTTTGTTGAAGCCTCAGTTTCCGGCGAAGTATATAATACGTTAATTTATCAACAGGGAATTTAGTACAAATATGTAATGAATCTAGTCAATAAGTAAGCTTTTTAATAAATAATGGTTTTACCTTGAAAACTTTTTTGATGTTCACAATATAATGAATCGCCATAGGGAAACCATCTTTATGATAGATAACATCTTTGTCCAAGACTCCTGCTAAAACgactattaaaaagaaaataaagaattgTACAAATTGTTAGACAGTTGCAGGATAAATGTACCATTTACCCATTTATGTAACCCTCTTAGCTGATACGATTTCCGGATAGTGTTCCCTACACAAgtttcttttaataataaaggGTGGTTGCTGCCTTCACAGAAGTAAATTCAGTAAGAAAATGGTTGGGCTTTTTGTTTCAGTGTTGACATATCTTAAGATGTAAGCCAATGTATATAATCATAGTAGTTGAACAGATTAAAGACTAGTGCAAATGATAACGGCCTGTGTAAATGATGCCTTAAAGTCTAGTGTACATGACAAAGGCTAGTGTAAAGTATGCCTTTAAAGACTATTGTAAACTATAACGACTAGTGTAAATGATGCCTTCAAAGGTTTAGTGTTAACGATTACGGCTGCCTTCAAAGACTATTGTAATCTATAACGATTGGTGTAAATGATGGCTTTATAGACTAGTGTAAATGATGCATTCATAGACTAGTGTAAAGGATGCATACATAGACTATTGTAAATGATGCATTCATAGACTAGTGTAATTGAAAAAGACTGGTGTACATAATGTCTTTAAAGGCTAGTGTAAACTATAACGACAAGTGATTGATGCCTTCAAAGGCTAGTGTAAACAATAACGACTAGTGTAAACGATAACAGCTAGTGTAAATGGCGCCTTCAAAGGCTAGTGAAATCAATAACGGCGAGTGTAAATGATAACTGCTAGTGTAAATGGCGCCTTCAAAGGCTAGTGTAAACAATAACGACTAGTATAAACGATAACGACTAGTGTAAATGGTGCCTTCAAAGGCTAGTGTAAACAAAAACGACGCGTGTAAACGATAACGGCTAGTGTAACTGGCGCCTTCAAAGTCTAGTGTAAACCATAACGGCTAGTGTAAATGGCGCCTTCAAAGGCTAGTGTAAACAATAACGGCTAGTGTAAATGATGCCTTCAAAGACTGGCATAAACGATAACTGCTAGTGTAT
Encoded here:
- the LOC143082717 gene encoding uncharacterized protein LOC143082717, with translation MASRSLLILISVLTIGLFELVESTKLDPDAGLKYYIIGGTVLGIFLAIVVISLFVLCWCCRLQKPKENMTELKTLDVRSRFSEATTPKHAVIASMAPRRDFMKKGDDPLPYKKKPRLLRREESYV
- the LOC143078836 gene encoding metalloproteinase inhibitor 3-like, which codes for MRTEKGSHLHHPKLIIVCILNNPSLHHRITCILFITSETRRQKMAAVNILVAALLFHAVQYGDCMCAPRHPQQQYCESDFVVLAGVLDKDVIYHKDGFPMAIHYIVNIKKVFKAGPEYENATKTMIISSTSSTGVRGLQMNVNYVITGTIMEDNLYTSTCEWVKPYHNLTKAQKNGLRFKYDSGCQCEFSFCRDGQCGQLDSNNTCEWEFGIMFDCYHDDGICFHNGEECVWRETRKFRQCEDNIYLGDQKFTNEVIPDPM